Proteins co-encoded in one Pelmatolapia mariae isolate MD_Pm_ZW unplaced genomic scaffold, Pm_UMD_F_2 NODE_ptg000284l+_length_56696_cov_1, whole genome shotgun sequence genomic window:
- the LOC135932362 gene encoding glutathione S-transferase A-like: MAKDMTLLWATGSCPCWRVMIALEEKNLQGYNQKLLSFDKMEHKSQQVLDINPRGQIPTFKHGDNVINESYAVCFYLESQFKSQGTKLIPDGPAERALMYQRIFEGLTFYEKLSAVVYYEWYVPEGERHESALKRNKEALVTELKLWEGYLQKLGSGSYLAGPSFTLADVVIFPTVGALFGFGLSPERYPKLGEYYNLLKERPSVKASWPPHWWENPKDQDTVKDALKDI; encoded by the exons ATGGCCAAGGACATGACTCTGCTGTGGGCGACCGGCTCTTGTCCCTGCTGGAGGGTGATGATCGCTCTGGAGGAGAAGAACCTGCAGGGCTACAACCAAAAACTGCTGTCCTTCGATAAAATGGAGCACAAGTCCCAACAAGTGTTAGATATAAACCCCAGGGGACAG attCCCACTTTCAAACATGGAGACAATGTCATCAATGAATCTTACGCAGTCTGTTTTTACCTGGAG AGCCAGTTTAAATCCCAGGGAACCAAACTGATCCCAGATGGCCCAGCAGAACGAGCTCTGATGTACCAGCGCATATTTGAGGGTCTCACATTCTACGAGAAACTCA gtgcAGTTGTCTACTATGAGTGGTATGTCCCTGAAGGTGAGAGACATGAGTCGGCTctgaagagaaacaaagaagctcTGGTCACTGAACTCAAACTCTGGGAGGGTTACTTGCAGAAG ctGGGCTCAGGCTCTTACCTGGCAGGACCGTCTTTCACGCTAGCAGACGTGGTCATCTTTCCAACAGTTGGTGCACTCTTTGGGTTTGG GTTGTCTCCAGAGCGTTATCCTAAACTGGGAGAGTACTACAATCTGCTGAAGGAGAGACCCAGTGTCAAAGCCAGCTGGCCTCCTCATTGGTGGGAGAACCCCAAGGACCAAGATACAGTGAAAGACGCACTGAAAGACATTTGA